In Amia ocellicauda isolate fAmiCal2 chromosome 5, fAmiCal2.hap1, whole genome shotgun sequence, a genomic segment contains:
- the kcnc4 gene encoding voltage-gated potassium channel KCNC4: MISSVCVSSYRGRKSGNKPPSKTCLKEDTGRGEDSDKIVLNVGGTRHETYRSTLRTLPATRLAWLAEEEPRARAELFFDRHPGIFAYVLNYYRTGKLHCPADVCGPLFEEELAFWGIDETDVEPCCWMTYRQHRDAEEALDIFEAPDPADDDDDRELPRRLGTDDCPDRSRGCWEVWQPKVWALFEDPYSSVAARVIAFVSLFFILVSITTFCLETHEAFNILQNRTETVKVNNVTRSILAQEVVTKPVLTLVEGVCVVWFTFEFLVRVVCCPDKLLFVKNLLNIIDFVAILPFYLEVGLSGLSSKAARDVLGFLRVVRFVRILRIFKLTRHFVGLRVLGHTLRASVNEFLLLIIFLALGVLIFATMIYYAERIGADANDPTASEHTHFKNIPISFWWAVVTMTTLGYGDMYPQTWSGMVVGALCALAGVLTIAMPVPVIVNNFGMYYSLAMAKQKLPKKKKKHNPIPSNQIDSPTLVKSECNSPRGSTQSDTCPLATEEGMGRNRLDSKQNGDASVVMSDEDCASLTLSPDNKWPMRRSSTREKNKKEATCFLLTAGEFSCAADGGIRTGTGTWERNGKENFL, from the exons ATGATCAGTTCGGTGTGCGTTTCATCCTACCGTGGGCGCAAGTCTGGCAACAAACCCCCGTCCAAAACATGCCTGAAGGAGGACACGGGCCGCGGCGAGGACTCGGACAAGATCGTGCTGAACGTGGGCGGCACGCGGCACGAGACCTATAGGAGCACGCTGCGCACGCTCCCCGCCACGCGCCTGGCCTGGCTGGCGGAGGAGGAGCCGCGCGCGCGGGCCGAGCTGTTCTTCGACCGGCACCCGGGCATCTTCGCCTACGTGCTCAACTACTACCGCACCGGCAAGCTGCACTGCCCGGCCGACGTGTGCGGCCCGCTGTTCGAGGAGGAGCTGGCCTTCTGGGGCATCGACGAGACGGACGTGGAGCCCTGCTGCTGGATGACCTACCGCCAGCACCGCGACGCCGAGGAGGCGCTGGACATCTTCGAGGCGCCCGACCCGgccgacgacgacgacgaccgGGAGCTGCCCCGGCGCCTGGGCACCGACGACTGCCCGGACCGCTCTCGGGGCTGCTGGGAGGTGTGGCAGCCCAAGGTGTGGGCTCTGTTCGAAGACCCGTACTCGTCCGTCGCGGCGCGG GTCATCGCGTTCGTGTCCCTGTTCTTCATCCTGGTGTCCATCACGACCTTCTGCCTGGAGACGCACGAGGCCTTCAACATTCTGCAGAACCGCACGGAGACGGTGAAGGTGAATAACGTCACCCGCAGCATTCTGGCACAGGAGGTGGTGACCAAGCCGGTGCTGACCCTGGTGGAGGGTGTGTGCGTGGTGTGGTTCACTTTCGAGTTCCTGGTGCGCGTCGTCTGCTGCCCAGACAAGCTGCTGTTCGTCAAGAACCTGCTGAACATCATCGACTTCGTGGCCATCCTGCCTTTCTACCTGGAGGTGGGGCTGAGCGGCCTGTCTTCTAAAGCAGCCCGGGACGTGCTGGGCTTCCTGCGCGTGGTGCGCTTCGTGCGGATCCTCAGGATCTTCAAGCTGACACGACACTTCGTGGGCCTGCGGGTGCTGGGCCACACGCTGCGGGCCAGTGTCAACGAATTTCTTCTGTTGATCATCTTCCTGGCGCTGGGTGTGCTCATCTTTGCCACCATGATCTACTACGCCGAGCGCATCGGGGCGGACGCCAACGACCCCACGGCCAGCGAGCACACCCACTTCAAGAACATCCCCATCAGCTTCTGGTGGGCTGTGGTGACCATGACGACGCTGGGCTATGGGGACATGTACCCCCAGACGTGGTCAGGCATGGTGGTGGGCGCCCTCTGCGCCCTGGCCGGGGTCCTGACCATCGCCATGCCTGTGCCCGTCATCGTCAACAACTTTGGCATGTACTACTCCCTGGCTATGGCCAAGCAGAAGCTccccaagaagaagaagaagcacaACCCCATCCCCAGCAACCAGATAGACTCTCCCACCCTCGTCAAGTCCGAGTGCAACTCCCCCCGGGGCAGCACCCAGAGTGACACCTGTCCGCTGGCAACGGAGGAGGGCATGGGGAGAAATCGTCTAG ACTCGAAGCAGAACGGTGATGCCAGCGTGGTCATGTCGGACGAGGACTGCGCCAGCCTGACCCTGTCGCCCGACAACAAGTGGCCAATGAGACGCTCCAGCACTCGGGAGAAGAACAAGAAGGAGGCCACCTGCTTCCTGCTGACCGCCGGGGAGTTCTCGTGCGCGGCCGACGGCGGCATCCGCACAGGTACGGGCACCTGGGAGAGGAACGGCAAGGAGAACTTCCTGTAG